One Actinomycetes bacterium genomic window, CCTCGTCGAGGGCCTGCTGCCCGTCACAGGCGGTGACCACCTCGAACCCCTCGAGCTCGAGGTTGACCCGAATCAGGCTGCGGACGGCGTCGCTGTCGTCGACGACGAGCACGCGCGGCGGCCGGGACATGCCCGCCAGGCTAGGCCGTGCACCCCCGGCAGAAGCGCGTCCAACACCAGGCCGCGTGGCTGGTACTCTGAACGCCGCCCTGGCCCCCGTAGCTCAGGGGATAGAGCACCGCCCTCCGGAGGCGGTGGCGCAGGTTCGAATCCTGCCGGGGGCACTCAGAAATCCCTTGCGCAGCAAGGGATTTCCTCGTTTCTCGGATGGCCGTGCCACAATTCGTGCCACTTCCGCCAGCGATCATTTTGTGCCCGGTCGCGTGGGCTTGCGCCCGCATCTGGCGTCGGGTTACCGTGCCCGTCAACGCCGCCGCAGTAAGTAACTGGTCCGAATCGGGGCGGTTGAAGACGCGCATCCACGTGGCAGCCGGAGCATCAGGATCCTGCGGCATCGGACTCGTAGGCTGGTGATTCCACCCGGTGCAGTGATCATCTTCTGCTGCCCACGTGGAGAGCCATGTCTGCAAACCGGACTTCCAGGAATCGGTTCGCCTCACTGGCTGAGGCCGCCGATCAGGCACGCGTCTCGCCCAGGACGGTCAGGCGTTGGGTCGCTGCCGGACTCCTCCCGGCCTATCGGCTGGGGCCCAGGGTGCTACGCGTCGACCTGGACGATCTCGACGCCCTGGCCCGTCGGATCCCCACGGCGGGCGGCCGGTGAGGCGGCCCGTAGAGGGCCCGTCCCCCGACGAGACATCGACAGGGGCTGCGCCAAGCCGACCCCGGGGGTTGTCGTCGTGAGTAGGCGACCACGTGGGCCGATGCACGACTGGAGCCCCAGGGTCGGCACCCGGCAGGAGGCCATCTTCTTCGACCTGCTCGACCTGTACGCACAGCACGAGCGGGACGACACGCTGCCCCGAGGCGGCCGGGGCGCGTTCTACGGACCTGCGGCCGCGCGGGTTCGGGCGAGGGGTGACCTACCGAAAGCTTGCAAGGGCACACCCGACGCTGGGGGCATGGGAGGCCGGGCCGGGCCAGGTACAGGAGGTGCTGGTGCTGGCTCGGCGCTCCGGTCAGATCCCCGAGGAATGGGTGGCGGACG contains:
- a CDS encoding helix-turn-helix domain-containing protein, encoding MSANRTSRNRFASLAEAADQARVSPRTVRRWVAAGLLPAYRLGPRVLRVDLDDLDALARRIPTAGGR